Proteins found in one Actinomycetes bacterium genomic segment:
- the lysX gene encoding bifunctional lysylphosphatidylglycerol synthetase/lysine--tRNA ligase LysX — translation MSDQPHGLPDVDDLPEQMRVRREKLDRLRAEGRDPYAFGFPRTATNAELQERFAGLDPDTATGERAGVVGRVVLNRVSGKIIFATLRDGTGDLQVMATLDSAGQELLDRWKSDVDLGDNVGVEGAVITSRRGELSVLADTFTITSKSLRPLPEKHKGLQDPEQRVRQRYVDLIVRPEARDMLRMRSAVVRSIRETLQSNGFIEVETPILQVLHGGANARPFVTHINAYDMPLYLRIAPELYLKRLLVGGAERVFEINRNFRNEGADSSHNPEFTMLEMYQAYGDYDTVRVLTQKIIQNAATAVFGAPVARRVQEDGSVEEFDLSGDWPVKSMFDAVSEALGERIDLDTPMAKLRAISQSLGLEEPSEASAGMLIEEIYVEVVESLTTTPVFYQDFPKDNAPLTRVHRSDPRLTEKWDLVCWAAEQGTGYSELIDPLDQRERFYQQSLRAAGGDEEAMQLDEDFLRALEYGMPPAGGQGMGIDRLLMTLTGLGIRDTILFPLVKPQ, via the coding sequence TTCGGCTTTCCCCGCACTGCCACGAACGCCGAGCTGCAGGAGCGATTCGCCGGGCTGGACCCGGACACGGCGACCGGCGAGCGGGCCGGCGTCGTCGGCCGGGTGGTGCTCAACCGGGTCAGTGGAAAGATCATCTTTGCCACGCTGCGGGACGGCACGGGTGACCTGCAGGTGATGGCCACGCTGGACAGTGCCGGCCAGGAGCTGCTGGACCGCTGGAAGTCCGACGTCGACCTCGGCGACAACGTGGGCGTCGAGGGCGCGGTCATCACTTCCCGACGGGGTGAGCTGAGCGTGCTCGCTGACACGTTCACCATCACCAGCAAGTCGCTGCGGCCGCTGCCGGAGAAGCACAAGGGCCTGCAGGACCCCGAGCAGCGGGTCCGGCAGCGCTACGTCGACCTGATCGTGCGGCCCGAGGCCCGCGACATGCTGCGGATGCGGTCTGCCGTCGTCCGCAGCATCAGAGAGACGCTGCAGTCGAACGGCTTCATCGAGGTCGAGACGCCGATCCTCCAGGTGCTGCACGGCGGCGCGAACGCCCGACCGTTCGTGACGCACATCAACGCCTACGACATGCCGCTCTACCTTCGGATCGCCCCTGAGCTGTACCTCAAGCGGCTGCTTGTCGGCGGTGCCGAGCGGGTCTTCGAGATCAACCGCAACTTCCGCAATGAGGGCGCCGACTCCTCGCACAACCCCGAGTTCACCATGCTCGAGATGTACCAGGCGTACGGCGACTACGACACCGTCCGGGTGCTCACCCAGAAGATCATCCAGAACGCGGCCACGGCCGTGTTCGGCGCCCCGGTGGCCCGCCGGGTTCAGGAGGACGGCTCGGTCGAGGAGTTCGACCTGTCCGGCGACTGGCCGGTCAAGTCCATGTTCGACGCCGTCAGCGAGGCGCTGGGGGAGCGCATCGACCTGGACACCCCGATGGCCAAGCTGCGGGCGATCTCGCAGTCGCTCGGCCTCGAGGAGCCCAGCGAGGCCAGCGCCGGCATGCTGATCGAGGAGATCTACGTCGAGGTGGTGGAGTCCCTGACGACGACCCCCGTCTTCTACCAGGACTTCCCCAAGGACAACGCCCCGCTCACCCGGGTCCACCGAAGCGACCCGCGGCTCACGGAGAAGTGGGACCTCGTCTGCTGGGCCGCCGAGCAGGGCACCGGCTACTCGGAGCTGATCGACCCGCTCGACCAGCGGGAGCGGTTCTACCAGCAGTCGCTGCGCGCGGCCGGTGGCGACGAGGAGGCCATGCAGCTGGACGAGGACTTCCTGCGGGCGCTGGAGTACGGCATGCCACCCGCGGGCGGCCAGGGCATGGGGATCGACCGGCTGCTGATGACCCTGACCGGGCTGGGCATCCGCGATACCATCCTGTTCCCGCTGGTGAAGCCGCAGTGA